One region of Dokdonia sp. 4H-3-7-5 genomic DNA includes:
- a CDS encoding methyltransferase, with protein MYENTFPNKRYKHTINFLKEVIPDTNEQILDLGVRNPFVDFMEREGYTVQNTSGEDLDIDTSAVQQADATVITAFEIFEHLLAPFNVLQDIKADKIVASIPLKLWFSPAYRSKTDMWDRHYHEFEDWQFDWLFEKAGWEIKKREKFTNPVKKVGIRPLLRIFTPRYYLIYAERKS; from the coding sequence GTGTACGAAAACACTTTTCCAAACAAACGATACAAACACACAATCAATTTTCTCAAGGAAGTAATTCCTGACACAAATGAGCAAATTCTTGATCTCGGTGTGCGTAACCCATTTGTAGATTTTATGGAACGTGAAGGATATACAGTACAAAATACATCGGGAGAAGATCTAGATATAGACACGAGTGCTGTACAACAAGCAGATGCAACGGTGATTACTGCGTTTGAGATTTTTGAACATCTACTCGCACCTTTTAATGTCCTGCAAGATATAAAGGCAGATAAAATAGTAGCGAGTATCCCTTTAAAACTATGGTTCTCCCCTGCCTATCGTTCCAAGACTGATATGTGGGATAGACATTACCATGAGTTTGAAGATTGGCAATTTGACTGGCTTTTTGAAAAAGCAGGATGGGAAATTAAAAAACGTGAGAAGTTTACAAATCCCGTTAAGAAAGTAGGTATTAGACCATTATTGAGAATCTTTACTCCGCGCTACTACCTGATTTACGCCGAACGCAAGTCATAA
- a CDS encoding glycosyltransferase family 2 protein, protein MNFYIVIPCHNEAEFIKQMLDSLVAQTLLPKKVVVVNDQSTDNSEKIISAFAKAHSFIELLNTTSSDIHLPGSKVIQAVQKGINTLDEDYDIFCKFDADLIFPVNYLETIAHEFEKNPRIGMAGGFCYVEKDENWVLENLTNKDHIRGALKAYRKECFKEIGGLKPAMGWDTIDELLAKYYNWQVITNDTLHVKHLKPTGNTYNKAAQFKQGEAFYGMRYGFWLTLIASIKLANRKGNLLLTKDYLRGYFRAKRSKKDHLVSAQEGTFIRNLRWKGIRSKLGV, encoded by the coding sequence ATGAATTTCTACATCGTCATACCTTGTCACAATGAGGCCGAGTTTATAAAACAAATGCTAGACTCCTTAGTTGCACAAACATTGCTTCCTAAAAAGGTAGTTGTGGTCAATGACCAAAGTACAGATAACAGTGAGAAGATAATTTCCGCTTTCGCGAAAGCGCACTCCTTCATAGAACTTCTCAATACAACCAGCAGCGATATACATCTACCCGGCAGTAAAGTAATACAAGCCGTTCAAAAAGGTATAAACACGCTTGATGAAGACTATGATATCTTTTGCAAATTTGATGCAGATCTTATTTTTCCAGTGAATTACCTAGAGACCATTGCTCATGAATTTGAAAAAAATCCTCGCATCGGAATGGCTGGAGGATTTTGCTATGTAGAAAAAGATGAAAATTGGGTTCTTGAAAACCTAACTAACAAAGACCACATACGCGGCGCACTTAAAGCGTATAGAAAAGAATGTTTTAAAGAAATAGGAGGCCTCAAACCAGCAATGGGGTGGGACACCATCGATGAGCTTCTTGCAAAATATTATAACTGGCAGGTTATCACAAACGACACCCTGCATGTAAAACACCTGAAACCAACAGGCAATACCTACAACAAAGCAGCACAATTTAAACAAGGAGAAGCATTCTATGGAATGAGATACGGCTTTTGGCTTACTTTGATAGCGTCAATCAAGTTAGCAAATCGCAAAGGGAACTTGCTTTTAACTAAGGATTATTTGCGTGGATATTTTCGCGCAAAGCGATCTAAAAAAGATCACCTTGTAAGTGCACAAGAAGGCACATTTATAAGAAACTTACGATGGAAAGGAATAAGATCTAAGCTTGGTGTCTAA